The Cellulosimicrobium sp. ES-005 genome segment GACGTCGACAAGGTGCTGTGGCGCAACCCCGTCGAGTTCTACGGCCAGTCCGGCAACCTCGTGCTCGACCCGGTGCCGGGCTTCGTCGAGGGCGACCTGCCGACGCCGGGCGTCGAGTTCGAGGGCTCGTCCGTGCTGCGCGGCGCGCGGGCGTAGCGGGCCGTCTCGGAAGGGCACCACCACCATGCTGTTGTCGTACTGCACCAACGTCCACCCGGCCGAGGACCTCGACGGGGTCGTCGAGCAGCTCGTGACCTACGCGGGCCCCGTCCGCGCGGCCGCGGGCCTCGACGTCCTCGGGGTCGGCCTCTGGATGCCCGCGACGCTCGCGCACCGGCTCGCCGGCTCGCCGGCCGACCGCGCCTGGCTGCGCGCCGTCCTCGACGAGCAGGGCCTCCAGGTCCACACGCTCAACGCGTTCCCGTACGGCGGGTTCCACGCGGACGTCGTCAAGCTCGACGTGTACACGCCGACGTGGGCGCAGCCCGAGCGGCTCGCGTACACGCTCGAGTGCGCCGAGGTGCTGGCCGACCTGCTGCCCGACGGTGCCGCGGGCTCGATCTCGACGCTCCCGCTCGCGTGGCGCGAACCGTGGTCCGCGGCCGACGACGACGCCGCGACGCGCGCGTTCGTCGCCCTCGGTGCCGGCCTGCGCGACCTGCGGGAACGGACGGGCAAGACCGTGCGCGTCGCGGTCGAGCCGGAGCCGGGGTGCGTGCTCGACACGGTGGACGACGTCGTGGCCTGGCTCGCGGCGCGCACGGGGCCGCTGGGTGCTGGAGGCGTGCCGGACGAGAGCCGGATCGACTCCGAGCACGTCGGGGTGTGCCTTGACACGTGCCACCTCGCGGTGTCGTTCGCCGACCGGCGCGCGGGGACGGCGGCCACGGTGCGACGCATCACGGACGCCGGGCTGCGCGTCGTCAAGGTGCAGGCGTCGGCGGCGCTGCACGTGGACGACCCGTCCGACCCGGCCGCGCGCGCCGCCGTCGGCGCGTTCGCCGAGAAGCGCTACATCCACCAGGTGCGCGAGCTCACGGCGGCGGGCGACGTGCTCGCGGTCGACGACCTGCCCGACGCCCTCGGTGACGGGCCCGGGACCGGGGCGGGGGACGCCGTCGGGCACCCGCTGCCGGGGGAGGGGCCGTGGCGCGTGCACTTCCACGTGCCGCTGCACCACGAGCCCGCGGCGCCGCTCGCCGCGACGACCGACGTCCTGCGCGACGCGGTCGACGCGGTGCGGGCGGCCCCGCACGGCGACGAGGCCCACCTCGACGTCGAGACCTACACGTGGTCGGTGCTCCCGGAGGGAGCGGCCACGGCCTCGCTCGTCGCCGGCATCGCGGCCGAGCTCCGCTGGGCCACCACCCACCTCACCGCCGAGCACGAGGTTGCTCCCGGAAAGACGCCGACAACGAGAGCAACCCCGGACTCGACCGCGAGCAACCTCGGGCTCGGCCACGAGACTCACTTCACCAGGAGGACCGCATGAAGCCCGTGCTGCTGCTCGACGTCGTCGGGCTCACCTCGACCGCGCTCGCGCACATGCCGCGCCTGCGCCAGCTCGCCGCGAGCGGCTGGCAGTCCGAGCTCGCGACCGTGCTGCCCGCCGTGACGTGCAGCGTCCAGGCCACGATGACGACCGGGCTCAGCCCGGCGGAGCACGGGATCGTCGGGAACGGGTGGTACTTCCGCGAGCTCGGCGACGTGTACCTGTGGCGCCAGCACTCCCGGCTCGTCGAGGGCGAGAAGCTGTGGGAGGCCGCGCGCCGGGCCAGCCGCGAGTATTCGTCGGCGAACGTTTGCTGGTGGTACGCCATGGGCATGACGACGGACGTCACCGTCACGCCGCGCCCGATCTACCACGCCGACGGCCGCAAGTCCCCGGACGCGTACGTGCGCCCCCCGGCGCTGCACGACGACCTCGTCGGCCGGTTCGGCGAGTTCCCCCTGTTCACGTACTGGGGCCCGACTGCGGACATCTCCTCGTCCCGGTGGATCGTCGACGCGACGCGGCACGTGCTGCGCACGCACGCGCCGGACCTCACGATGGCGTACGTCCCGCACCTCGACTACGACCTGCAGCGGTTCGGGCCGACGTCCCCGCAGGCCGACGCCGCCGCGGCGGAGCTCGACGCGACGCTCGCGCCCCTGCTCGACGACGCCGCGAACCAGGGCGTGACCGTCCTCGTGGTCTCGGAGTACGGCATCGCGGACGCCGACCGGCCCGTGCACCTCAACCGCATCCTGCGCCGCGAGGGCCTGCTCGAGGTCTACGTGCAGGACGGCAAGGAGCAGCTCGACCCGTGGACGTCGCGCGCGTTCGCGGTCGCGGACCACCAGGTCGCGCACGTCTACCTCGGCGACCAGCACGACCCCGCGCTCCAGCGACGCGTCACCGACCTGCTGCGGGGGATCCCCGGGGTCGACGAGGTTCTCGACCGCGACGCACAGGCCCGGTACGGGCTCGACCACGAGCGCTCCGGCGACCTCGTCGTCGTCGCGGAGCCCGGGGCCTGGTTCACGTACTACTTCTGGCTCGACGACGCGCGCGCGCCCGAGTACGCGCGCGGCGTCGACATCCACCGCAAGCCCGGCTACGACCCCGCCGAGCTGTTCTTCGACCCCGCGGACAAGCTCGCGAAGGCGAAGGCGGGGCTCAACCTCGTGAAGAAGAAGGTCGGGCTGCGGTACGCCATGAGCACCGTCCCGCTCGACGCGTCGTACGTGAAGGGCTCGCACGGCCGGCTGCCCGACTCGTCGGCCGACACCCCGCTCGTGCTGTGCTCCGACGCCGTGGTGCCGGCGTCCGTCGCGGGCGTCGTGGAGAGCGGGAGCGGACAGATCCCGGCAGCCGCGATCAAGGGCCTGGTCCTGGAGCTGCAGGGGCTCGGAGCCCGCGTCTGACCCGCAGCCCTCGGGCCGGCCGTCCCCGCGCCACGACGCCGAACCCGGGATCCCTCCTCAGCGACGGTCGCCGCTGAGGAGCGGTCCCGGGCTCGGCGCAACCGTCAGTCCTCGTCGTCGTCCGGGAGGGCGACGAGGAGGTCCAGGTGCAGGCCGAGGACCGTGCCGTCGGCGGCGACGGTGCGCACGAGCGGGTAGAAGCCGTCGCCCCAGCCCGAGTGGGAGAGCACGACGTTCTCGCCGTCCTGCGCGCCCGGGAGCAGGATGTTCGCCGACCCCTCGCGCAGGTGGTCCGGCGAGTCCGTGAGCGCGAACCAGCTCGTGTCCGTGCCGTCGTCGAACACCTCGTCGTACCAGTCGCCGTCGGGCATGAGCCGGGCGACGGCGTCCGCGTCGGCGAACGCGACCGTCCCGGCGTCGACCGGCACGCCGTACGCCGCGCCGGCCTCGGGCGGCCCGTCGGCACCCTCCGGGACGACCGGCTCGACGGCCGCCACCTCGCCGTCGGCGAGGACGACGCTCAGGTACGCCTCG includes the following:
- the eboE gene encoding metabolite traffic protein EboE → MLLSYCTNVHPAEDLDGVVEQLVTYAGPVRAAAGLDVLGVGLWMPATLAHRLAGSPADRAWLRAVLDEQGLQVHTLNAFPYGGFHADVVKLDVYTPTWAQPERLAYTLECAEVLADLLPDGAAGSISTLPLAWREPWSAADDDAATRAFVALGAGLRDLRERTGKTVRVAVEPEPGCVLDTVDDVVAWLAARTGPLGAGGVPDESRIDSEHVGVCLDTCHLAVSFADRRAGTAATVRRITDAGLRVVKVQASAALHVDDPSDPAARAAVGAFAEKRYIHQVRELTAAGDVLAVDDLPDALGDGPGTGAGDAVGHPLPGEGPWRVHFHVPLHHEPAAPLAATTDVLRDAVDAVRAAPHGDEAHLDVETYTWSVLPEGAATASLVAGIAAELRWATTHLTAEHEVAPGKTPTTRATPDSTASNLGLGHETHFTRRTA
- a CDS encoding nucleotide pyrophosphatase/phosphodiesterase family protein encodes the protein MKPVLLLDVVGLTSTALAHMPRLRQLAASGWQSELATVLPAVTCSVQATMTTGLSPAEHGIVGNGWYFRELGDVYLWRQHSRLVEGEKLWEAARRASREYSSANVCWWYAMGMTTDVTVTPRPIYHADGRKSPDAYVRPPALHDDLVGRFGEFPLFTYWGPTADISSSRWIVDATRHVLRTHAPDLTMAYVPHLDYDLQRFGPTSPQADAAAAELDATLAPLLDDAANQGVTVLVVSEYGIADADRPVHLNRILRREGLLEVYVQDGKEQLDPWTSRAFAVADHQVAHVYLGDQHDPALQRRVTDLLRGIPGVDEVLDRDAQARYGLDHERSGDLVVVAEPGAWFTYYFWLDDARAPEYARGVDIHRKPGYDPAELFFDPADKLAKAKAGLNLVKKKVGLRYAMSTVPLDASYVKGSHGRLPDSSADTPLVLCSDAVVPASVAGVVESGSGQIPAAAIKGLVLELQGLGARV
- a CDS encoding DUF4241 domain-containing protein, whose protein sequence is MSDFPTPDTFFALRPGPAAGTGPAGSPGLRLTVHDLGELVLPSGRLEASDPFTLLGEGLVVQVEPGRYPVRVTVADVSDEQDGSHLREAYLSVVLADGEVAAVEPVVPEGADGPPEAGAAYGVPVDAGTVAFADADAVARLMPDGDWYDEVFDDGTDTSWFALTDSPDHLREGSANILLPGAQDGENVVLSHSGWGDGFYPLVRTVAADGTVLGLHLDLLVALPDDDED